A window of the Anoplopoma fimbria isolate UVic2021 breed Golden Eagle Sablefish chromosome 17, Afim_UVic_2022, whole genome shotgun sequence genome harbors these coding sequences:
- the acad9 gene encoding complex I assembly factor ACAD9, mitochondrial — MMNVNRFVVLSKSAQIGQRLLARNTRHAGKEVVRLQQRRSIRTHSRNLAYAKDLFLGQVNKAEVFPYPEIGNEEVDELNQFVAPVEKFFNEEVDSAKIDREAKIPPETLNGLKELGLFGIMVPEEYGGLGLSNTVYARLAEITSLDGSIAVTLAAHQAIGLKGILIAGNEAQKQKYLPKLASGEHIAAFCLTEPGSGSDAASIQTRATLSEDGKHYLINGSKFWISNGDMADIMTVFARTEVVVDGVKKDKISAFIVERAFGGVTSGKPEDKLGIRGSNTCEVSYDNVPVPVENVIGEVGGGFKVAMNILNSGRFSMGSSSAGMIKKLIGLTAEYATTRKQFNKSLGEFGMIQEKFALMSLNAFVMESMAYLTAGMMDRPGLPDCSLEAAMVKVFSSEGGWICVSEALQILGGLGYTKNYPYERYVRDCRILPIFEGTNEILRMYIALTGMQNAGKVLTGKIKEMKKGNIGMALGMVGKKLRSSFGSTPDLGLTGKDGVVHPSLAESAKKFEQNVSLFGSTVESLLYRYGKTIVDEQLVLKRVADVLINLYAMTAVLSRTSRSISIGLRNHDHEVLLANTFCSEAFFKNNYWMTQLQKHSPENNDANIKKIAREVLENRAYVCSHPLERTY; from the exons ATGATGAACGTAAACAGATTTGTCGTCTTGTCTAAATCTGCTCAAATCGGACAGAGGCTTCTGGCCAGAAATAcgaggcatgctgggaaagaaGTGGTACGCCTTCAGCAGCGGAGGTCCATTAGAACGCACTCAAGAAACCTCGCTTACGCCAAGGATTTGTTCCTTGGTCAGGTGAACAAG GCGGAGGTCTTCCCTTACCCAGAGATTGGAAATGAAGAAGTGGACGAGCTCAACCAGTTTGTTGCGCCCGTGGAAAAATTCTTCAACGAAGAAG TTGACTCTGCGAAAATTGACAGAGAAGCCAAAATCCCTCCAGAGACGTTAAATGGGTTGAAGGAGCTCGGGCTGTTTGGAATCATGGTTCCGGAGGAGTATG gGGGTCTAGGATTGTCCAACACCGTGTATGCACGACTGGCAGAGATCACCTCATTAGACGGCTCCATTGCTGTAACACTGGCTGCACATCAGGCCATTGGACTGAAG GGGATTCTGATAGCAGGAAATGAAGCCCAGAAGCAGAAGTATCTGCCCAAACTGGCCTCTGGAGAACACATTGCAGCGTTCTGTCTGACTGAGCCTGGAAG TGGAAGTGATGCAGCCTCAATTCAAACCCGTGCGACCCTGTCTGAAGACGGAAAACACTACCTGATCAACGGCTCCAAG TTTTGGATTTCAAACGGTGACATGGCAGATATCATGACGGTGTTCGCCAGGACGGAGGTGGTCGTAGACGGCGTGAAGAAAGATAAGATCTCAGCGTTTATCGTGGAGAGGGCTTTTGGGGGCGTCACCAGCGGCAAGCCTGAGGACAAACTGGGCATCCGGGGCTCCAACA CTTGTGAAGTGTCCTATGACAACGTCCCAGTGCCAGTGGAGAACGTCATAGGAGAAGTAGGTGGTGGATTCAAG GTTGCCATGAACATCCTGAACTCAGGGAGGTTCAGTATGGGCAGTTCTTCAGCTGGAATGATAAAGAAACTTATcg gactgACTGCTGAGTACGCCACCACCAGAAAGCAGTTCAACAAAAGCCTGGGTGAATTTGGAATGATTCAG GAGAAGTTTGCGTTGATGTCTCTAAATGCCTTTGTGATGGAGAGCATGGCGTACCTGACAGCGGGGATGATGGACAGACCGGGGCTTCCAGACTGTTCTCTGGAGGCTGccatggttaag GTGTTCAGCTCAGAGGGAGGCTGGATTTGTGTCAGTGAAGCTCTGCAGATCCTGGGAGGTCTGGGTTATACCAAGAACTACCCCTACGAGCGCTACGTCAGGGACTGTCGCATCCTGCCCATCTTTGAG GGTACCAATGAAATCCTGAGGATGTACATCGCTCTCACTGGAATGCAGAACGCTGGCAAAGTCCTCACAGGGAAAATAAA GGAGATGAAGAAAGGAAACATAGGCATGGCTTTGGGCATGGTAGGAAAGAAACTGAGGAGCTCATTCGGAAGTACACCGGACCTCGGCCTGACGGGGAAAGACGGAGTGGTGCATCCCAGCCTGGCA GAAAGCGCAAAGAAGTTTGAACAGAACGTCAGCCTTTTTGGATCGACCGTGGAGAGCCTACTGTACAGATATGGAAAG accATAGTGGATGAGCAGCTCGTCCTGAAGAGAGTAGCAGATGTGCTGATCAACCTCTACGCCATGACAGCTGTCCTGTCCAGAACCAGCCGCTCCATCAGCATCGGGCTCAGGAATCACGATCACGAG GTGCTGCTCGCAAACACGTTCTGCAGCGAAGCTTTCTTCAAGAACAATTACTGGATGACTCAGTTGCAAAAAC ACTCTCCCGAGAACAACGACGCCAACATCAAGAAGATCGCCAGGGAGGTGCTGGAGAACCGAGCCTACGTCTGCTCTCACCCCCTTGAGAGAACATACTGA